The following are encoded together in the Pseudoalteromonas shioyasakiensis genome:
- the apt gene encoding adenine phosphoribosyltransferase, whose product MTQATSTLIKQSIATIADYPKPGIMFRDVTTLMANADAFKATIDSFIAAYKDQGFTKIIGTESRGFIFGAPLSYALGIPFIPVRKPGKLPREVISQSYQLEYGEDILELHTDAIVPGDKVLLVDDLLATGGTIEATAKLVAKLGGNATDAAFVVSLPELGGEQRVADMGIKILKLVEFEGE is encoded by the coding sequence ATGACTCAAGCAACTTCAACGCTCATCAAACAGAGCATTGCAACGATCGCTGATTACCCAAAGCCGGGCATTATGTTCCGCGACGTAACAACTTTAATGGCTAATGCTGACGCATTTAAAGCAACTATCGACAGCTTTATTGCAGCATATAAAGACCAAGGTTTTACAAAAATCATCGGTACTGAATCTCGTGGTTTTATCTTCGGTGCACCACTTTCTTACGCACTAGGTATTCCATTCATTCCAGTTCGTAAACCAGGCAAGCTTCCTCGTGAAGTGATTTCACAAAGTTACCAATTAGAGTATGGTGAAGATATTCTTGAGCTTCATACAGACGCAATTGTCCCTGGCGATAAAGTGTTACTGGTAGATGACTTACTAGCGACAGGTGGCACAATCGAAGCAACTGCAAAATTAGTTGCTAAACTAGGCGGTAACGCAACTGATGCCGCATTTGTTGTTTCTTTACCTGAGCTGGGTGGTGAGCAACGAGTTGCTGATATGGGCATCAAAATCTTAAAGTTGGTTGAATTCGAAGGCGAATAA
- the dnaX gene encoding DNA polymerase III subunit gamma/tau: MSYQVLARKWRPQTFHELVGQSHVKQALVNALTQNRLHHAYLFTGTRGVGKTTIARIFAKSLNCDKGISAEPCGQCSSCTDIEAGRYIDLLEIDAASRTKVEDTREILDNVQYAPTRGRYKVYLIDEVHMLSKHSFNALLKTLEEPPEHVKFLLATTDPQKLPVTILSRCLQFNLNALSQSEIHDQLAHVLNQEQLNFDDKSLSILAKAADGSMRDALSLTDQAIAQTNGNINHQAVQTMLGLMDTQYSQTMLAALLCQDGDALLQEVKAVVSRNPNFVALLDDLIALTHLIQLVQLVPSAAALDDTNREFIEQVAQTTDAQQMQVYYQLLLNGKKDLQWAPDAKLGFEMIMLRLLAFQPTQFAQSQTPTNTQQQVKPSGAGALRDILKKSTAQREQAASEQAPVAHSSQATAVPSEPQPAQAEPIQAEPNQAAKAETANSHEPAQQVEATAEEQPDAGQQPQQSVETAMAAEVEPAPQQQEQSHSGQVPAAEYSSPEYSSQDYMDDHEAQMDPSLAAQYDDVMNSAYDQGFTANEASEPQQQQAAPVQLQQQQSQAQSAIARILQDRNISGAGRLSGAATQTNAKAEPQPEAKPKAVPPAQQSTAATNIQPQQQAMAAEVKKPIPQQTGESSNKVKKVDFREKHQTITENLAPELLEQINPQKAPEPVVEEASIPIPDDFESPISSIKFAHEQDEWAYLIKRMGLGGRMRQFALHSIFTKQNNQLHIEVDSSQRHLDSAVLRQKLNAALSEIYGHNVELSIEFADGVIDSPYLIQQKIDAGRHQQAIDVINSDENIVQFQQLFSAIIDENSIQAL; encoded by the coding sequence ATGAGTTATCAGGTTCTAGCAAGGAAATGGCGACCACAAACCTTTCACGAGTTAGTGGGGCAGTCTCATGTTAAACAGGCATTGGTTAATGCATTAACACAAAATAGACTCCATCATGCTTATCTCTTTACTGGAACCCGTGGGGTGGGTAAAACAACCATTGCACGTATATTCGCAAAAAGTCTCAACTGCGATAAGGGTATCTCTGCTGAGCCATGCGGCCAATGTTCAAGTTGTACTGACATTGAAGCAGGCCGTTATATCGATTTGTTAGAAATCGATGCGGCATCACGTACCAAAGTAGAAGATACCCGCGAAATCCTTGATAACGTTCAATACGCACCAACACGTGGTCGTTACAAGGTATACCTAATCGATGAAGTTCACATGCTGTCAAAGCATAGTTTCAATGCATTACTTAAAACATTGGAAGAGCCGCCAGAGCATGTGAAGTTTTTATTAGCGACAACCGATCCGCAAAAACTGCCAGTGACGATTTTATCGCGTTGCTTACAGTTTAATTTAAATGCTTTGTCGCAATCAGAAATTCATGACCAGCTTGCCCATGTTCTTAATCAAGAACAGCTAAATTTTGATGATAAATCATTATCTATTTTAGCTAAGGCAGCCGATGGTAGTATGCGTGATGCATTGAGTCTTACAGACCAAGCAATTGCGCAAACCAATGGCAATATTAATCATCAGGCAGTGCAAACTATGCTTGGCTTGATGGATACTCAATATAGCCAAACCATGTTAGCAGCGTTACTGTGCCAAGATGGCGATGCATTACTTCAAGAAGTAAAAGCAGTTGTTAGCCGAAACCCTAACTTTGTAGCCTTGCTCGACGATTTAATTGCCCTGACGCACCTTATTCAGCTTGTGCAACTCGTGCCTAGTGCCGCGGCACTTGATGATACTAACCGTGAGTTTATTGAGCAGGTGGCACAAACCACTGATGCACAGCAGATGCAGGTGTACTACCAATTGCTATTAAATGGTAAAAAAGATTTGCAGTGGGCACCCGATGCTAAACTTGGTTTTGAAATGATCATGTTGCGACTGCTTGCATTCCAACCTACGCAATTTGCACAAAGCCAAACACCAACGAATACCCAGCAGCAGGTTAAGCCAAGTGGTGCCGGTGCACTACGTGATATTTTGAAAAAATCAACGGCGCAACGTGAGCAAGCAGCTTCAGAGCAAGCACCAGTTGCACATAGCTCTCAGGCAACTGCTGTTCCTTCAGAGCCTCAGCCAGCACAAGCTGAGCCTATTCAAGCAGAACCTAATCAAGCTGCCAAGGCAGAAACGGCAAATAGTCATGAGCCTGCCCAGCAAGTTGAAGCAACAGCAGAAGAGCAGCCTGATGCTGGTCAACAGCCTCAGCAATCTGTTGAAACTGCAATGGCCGCTGAAGTTGAACCTGCGCCACAACAGCAAGAGCAAAGCCACTCAGGGCAAGTGCCTGCAGCTGAATACTCATCACCAGAGTATTCCTCGCAAGATTACATGGACGATCATGAAGCACAAATGGACCCATCACTTGCTGCGCAATACGATGATGTGATGAATAGCGCCTATGATCAGGGCTTTACTGCCAATGAAGCATCTGAGCCTCAGCAACAGCAAGCTGCACCAGTGCAATTACAACAGCAGCAAAGTCAGGCGCAGTCGGCTATTGCTCGTATTTTACAAGACCGCAATATTTCAGGTGCCGGGCGTTTAAGTGGTGCAGCAACGCAAACTAATGCTAAAGCAGAACCACAGCCTGAAGCGAAGCCCAAAGCAGTGCCGCCAGCGCAACAAAGCACAGCCGCGACCAATATTCAGCCTCAGCAGCAAGCAATGGCTGCTGAAGTAAAAAAGCCCATCCCCCAGCAAACGGGGGAGAGCAGTAATAAAGTAAAAAAAGTCGACTTTCGAGAAAAGCATCAAACAATCACCGAAAACTTAGCGCCTGAGTTACTTGAGCAGATCAATCCTCAAAAAGCGCCAGAGCCAGTAGTCGAAGAAGCCAGTATTCCGATACCTGATGATTTTGAAAGCCCGATCAGCAGTATTAAATTTGCACACGAACAAGACGAATGGGCGTATTTAATTAAACGCATGGGGCTTGGTGGTCGCATGCGCCAATTTGCGCTGCATTCAATTTTTACCAAGCAGAATAATCAGCTTCACATCGAAGTTGACTCATCACAGCGCCATTTAGATAGTGCAGTGCTTAGACAAAAACTCAATGCTGCATTAAGTGAAATTTACGGCCATAATGTAGAGCTTAGTATCGAGTTTGCTGATGGCGTAATTGATTCACCGTATTTGATTCAACAAAAAATCGATGCGGGACGCCATCAACAAGCGATTGATGTAATAAATAGCGATGAGAATATAGTGCAATTTCAGCAGTTATTTAGCGCTATAATCGATGAAAACAGTATTCAGGCATTGTAA
- a CDS encoding YbaB/EbfC family nucleoid-associated protein, with product MFKGGMGNMMKQAQQMQERMQKAQDEIANLEVVGEAGAGLVKVTMLGNHNVRRVELDESLMEDDKDMIEDLLAAACNDAVRRVAEETQERMSKVTGGMQLPPGMKMPF from the coding sequence ATGTTTAAAGGTGGAATGGGTAACATGATGAAGCAAGCGCAGCAAATGCAAGAGCGCATGCAAAAAGCCCAAGACGAAATTGCAAACCTTGAAGTAGTAGGTGAAGCAGGTGCAGGCCTAGTTAAAGTAACTATGCTTGGTAACCACAATGTACGTCGTGTTGAATTAGATGAAAGCCTAATGGAAGACGACAAAGACATGATCGAAGATTTACTAGCGGCAGCGTGTAATGATGCTGTACGTCGTGTTGCTGAAGAAACACAAGAGCGCATGAGCAAAGTAACTGGCGGTATGCAATTACCACCAGGTATGAAAATGCCATTCTAA
- the recR gene encoding recombination mediator RecR, with amino-acid sequence MQLSPSLTQLIEALRCQPGIGPKSAQRIAFHLLERDRQGGKQLGHALTKAMDEVGHCQSCRTFTEQAVCDICSSVKRQDSGLLCVVESPTDVLAIEQTGQYQGLYFVLMGHLSPIDGIGPKEIGLDILESKLQQGGINEVILATNPSVEGETTAHYIAELCHKYQVGASRIAHGVPVGGELDLLDGMTLMHAFSGRRAVNQN; translated from the coding sequence ATGCAACTATCTCCTAGTTTAACACAGCTAATTGAAGCGCTACGATGCCAGCCGGGCATTGGCCCAAAGTCGGCACAGCGCATTGCTTTTCATTTGCTTGAGCGTGACCGTCAAGGTGGTAAACAACTTGGCCACGCATTAACCAAGGCAATGGATGAAGTAGGGCATTGTCAATCTTGTCGTACTTTTACAGAGCAAGCTGTATGCGATATTTGTTCAAGTGTTAAACGCCAAGATAGTGGTTTATTGTGTGTCGTTGAATCACCAACCGATGTACTCGCTATTGAGCAAACTGGTCAATACCAAGGTCTTTACTTTGTTTTAATGGGTCACTTGTCGCCAATTGATGGCATAGGACCAAAAGAAATTGGCCTTGATATTCTTGAAAGTAAGTTGCAACAAGGTGGTATTAATGAGGTGATCCTAGCGACCAATCCAAGTGTTGAAGGTGAAACCACAGCCCACTACATTGCTGAGCTTTGTCATAAGTATCAGGTCGGTGCATCTCGTATTGCTCACGGTGTCCCTGTTGGTGGTGAGCTCGACTTACTTGATGGTATGACATTGATGCACGCATTTAGCGGACGACGCGCCGTAAACCAAAATTAA
- the htpG gene encoding molecular chaperone HtpG, producing MTAAQKETLGFQTEVKQLLNLMIHSLYSNKEIFLRELVSNASDAADKLRFLALSNGDLYENDAELKVRISADKEANTVTITDNGIGMSREDVINSLGTIAKSGTAEFFQNLTGDQSKDSQLIGQFGVGFYSAFIVADKVTVRTRKAGESQGIEWQSAGEGEYTLQEIDKPSRGTEIVLHLREDETEFADEFRLRSIVTKYSDHISIPVEMYKAEVPESEGPDGEKIPAQPGEWEGINRATALWTRDKSEVTDEEYKEFYKHIGHDWEEPLSWAHNKVEGKTEYTSLLYIPKKAPFDLWNRERQSGLKLYVQRVFIMDDAEQFMPSYLRFVKGLLDSNDLPLNVSREILQDNKVTQAIRKGCTSRVLKMLERMAKNREEDYQTFWNEFGQVLKEGPAEDAANKEAIAKLLRFASTHTDESTQNVSLDQYIERMKPEQDKIYYVVADSFAAAKNSPHLEIFRKKGIEVLLLSDRVDEWMMSYLTEFNEKSFQSITRGDLDLGNMDDEETKKAQEESEKEVAGLVERIKTALGDNVKDVRFTHRLTDSPACVVADEHDMSSQMQKLMESVGQTVPEQKPIFELNPEHQLVKHLNVEQDEDKFAQWSQVLLDQALLAERGTLKDPAGFVTRLNKLMLDLSK from the coding sequence ATGACTGCAGCACAAAAAGAAACATTAGGCTTTCAAACCGAGGTTAAACAGCTGCTTAACCTTATGATTCACTCACTTTACTCTAATAAAGAAATATTTTTACGTGAGCTTGTATCAAACGCGTCAGATGCGGCAGATAAATTACGTTTCCTTGCGCTTTCTAATGGCGATTTATACGAAAACGATGCGGAACTAAAAGTACGTATCAGTGCCGATAAAGAAGCAAACACGGTCACCATTACTGATAACGGTATTGGTATGAGCCGTGAAGATGTGATCAATTCACTAGGTACAATTGCAAAATCAGGCACCGCAGAATTTTTCCAAAACCTAACAGGTGATCAAAGCAAAGATTCACAATTGATTGGTCAATTTGGTGTTGGTTTTTACTCAGCATTTATCGTTGCTGACAAAGTAACAGTGCGTACTCGTAAAGCAGGTGAAAGCCAAGGTATTGAATGGCAATCTGCAGGTGAAGGTGAGTACACATTACAAGAGATTGATAAACCATCACGCGGCACTGAAATCGTTCTTCACCTTCGTGAAGACGAAACAGAGTTTGCTGATGAGTTCCGTCTACGTAGTATCGTAACTAAATACTCAGACCACATTTCTATTCCAGTTGAAATGTATAAAGCAGAAGTACCTGAATCTGAAGGTCCTGACGGCGAGAAAATTCCAGCACAGCCAGGCGAGTGGGAAGGTATTAACCGCGCGACAGCACTATGGACTCGCGATAAGTCAGAAGTAACAGACGAAGAGTACAAAGAGTTTTATAAGCATATTGGTCATGATTGGGAAGAGCCACTTAGTTGGGCACATAACAAGGTTGAAGGTAAAACTGAATACACTAGCTTGTTATACATCCCGAAAAAAGCACCTTTCGATTTATGGAACCGTGAACGTCAATCAGGTTTAAAACTGTATGTGCAACGTGTTTTCATCATGGATGACGCTGAGCAGTTCATGCCAAGCTACTTACGTTTTGTGAAAGGTTTACTTGATTCAAATGATTTACCACTTAACGTGTCGCGTGAAATCTTACAAGACAACAAAGTAACGCAAGCAATCCGTAAAGGTTGTACATCGCGCGTACTTAAAATGCTTGAGCGTATGGCGAAAAACCGCGAAGAAGATTACCAAACGTTCTGGAACGAGTTTGGTCAGGTGTTAAAAGAAGGCCCAGCTGAAGATGCGGCTAACAAAGAAGCCATTGCTAAGCTACTGCGTTTTGCTTCTACACATACTGACGAAAGCACACAAAATGTATCGCTTGATCAATACATTGAGCGTATGAAGCCAGAGCAAGACAAAATCTACTATGTAGTTGCTGATTCATTTGCAGCTGCGAAGAACTCGCCACACTTAGAGATCTTCCGTAAGAAGGGCATCGAAGTATTGCTTCTAAGCGACCGTGTTGATGAGTGGATGATGAGCTACTTAACAGAGTTCAACGAAAAATCATTCCAGTCAATTACCCGTGGTGACTTAGATTTAGGCAACATGGATGACGAAGAAACTAAAAAAGCGCAAGAAGAGTCAGAAAAAGAAGTTGCAGGCCTAGTTGAGCGCATTAAAACGGCACTAGGTGATAACGTTAAAGACGTACGCTTTACACACCGTCTAACTGACTCTCCTGCATGTGTTGTTGCTGATGAGCACGATATGAGCTCACAAATGCAAAAGTTAATGGAATCAGTTGGTCAAACAGTCCCTGAGCAAAAGCCAATTTTTGAGCTAAACCCAGAGCATCAGCTTGTTAAACACTTAAATGTTGAACAAGATGAAGACAAGTTTGCTCAGTGGTCACAAGTGCTTCTAGATCAAGCATTACTTGCTGAGCGCGGTACTTTAAAAGACCCTGCAGGCTTTGTAACTCGTTTGAACAAACTTATGCTAGATTTAAGTAAATAA
- the adk gene encoding adenylate kinase produces MRIILLGAPGAGKGTQAQFLMDKYGIPQISTGDMLRAAIKEGTPLGLEAKKVMDAGQLVSDEIIIGLVKERIAKPDCEKGFLLDGFPRTIPQADAMKENGVVVDHVIEFDVADEIIVERMGGRRVHPGSGRVYHVVYNPPKVDGKDDITGEDLIIRDDDTEETVRKRLGIYHDQTKPLVDYYQAEAKAGNTQYHKLDGTQAVEAVSQQLGELLG; encoded by the coding sequence ATGCGCATTATTCTTTTGGGCGCGCCGGGTGCAGGTAAAGGTACTCAAGCTCAGTTTTTGATGGACAAATACGGTATTCCACAAATTTCTACGGGCGATATGCTGCGTGCAGCAATCAAAGAAGGTACACCACTTGGTCTTGAAGCTAAAAAAGTAATGGATGCAGGTCAATTAGTATCTGACGAAATTATTATCGGTCTAGTTAAAGAGCGCATTGCTAAGCCAGATTGCGAAAAAGGTTTCTTACTAGACGGTTTCCCTCGTACTATTCCTCAAGCAGATGCAATGAAAGAGAATGGCGTGGTAGTTGATCACGTTATCGAATTTGACGTTGCTGATGAAATTATCGTTGAGCGTATGGGCGGCCGTCGCGTACACCCTGGCTCTGGTCGTGTTTATCACGTTGTTTATAATCCACCTAAAGTTGATGGCAAAGATGACATCACAGGTGAAGACCTAATCATTCGTGATGACGACACTGAAGAAACAGTTCGTAAGCGTTTAGGTATTTACCACGACCAAACTAAACCATTAGTTGATTACTACCAAGCTGAAGCGAAAGCAGGCAACACTCAGTACCACAAATTAGACGGTACTCAAGCTGTTGAAGCTGTTAGCCAACAACTTGGTGAGCTTTTAGGTTAA
- the tpx gene encoding thiol peroxidase translates to MLRPLIFALGAVCTFSYAGDLSENSLDAGKVSAQSKPVTLLGQGVEVGQKAPNFKVVDGSFTPVTLDNYQGQAVLLSVVPSLDTGVCSIQTKHFNEKVASEYPSVAMLTLSADLPFAQKRFCKAENIDKVVTLSDSVWRDFGKNYGLIIKDMGLLTRAVFVLDKEHNIVYKQLVDNLSKEPDYDSAIAALKKL, encoded by the coding sequence ATGTTACGTCCACTTATATTTGCATTAGGTGCAGTATGCACGTTTAGTTATGCAGGTGATTTATCAGAAAATAGTTTAGATGCTGGTAAGGTTTCTGCCCAGTCTAAGCCGGTCACTTTACTAGGACAAGGTGTTGAAGTTGGTCAAAAAGCGCCTAATTTTAAAGTAGTAGACGGCAGCTTTACCCCCGTCACATTAGACAACTATCAAGGCCAAGCCGTGCTTTTAAGCGTTGTGCCAAGTTTAGACACCGGTGTATGTAGTATTCAAACCAAACACTTTAATGAAAAAGTAGCTTCAGAATACCCAAGTGTGGCGATGCTAACCTTAAGCGCAGACTTACCGTTCGCACAGAAGCGCTTTTGTAAAGCGGAGAATATAGACAAAGTAGTGACTTTATCTGACTCAGTATGGCGTGACTTTGGTAAGAACTACGGTTTGATTATCAAAGATATGGGCTTGTTAACCCGCGCCGTATTTGTGCTCGATAAAGAACATAACATCGTTTACAAGCAGCTTGTCGATAACCTTTCAAAAGAGCCTGATTACGACAGTGCTATTGCGGCATTAAAGAAACTGTAA
- a CDS encoding response regulator, which translates to MSTSVLVCDDSKLARRQLARSLPDDWDIKVEFAEDGVHCIEQIKKIQPEILFLDLNMPEMDGYEVLQAIQEQDLHVLTVVVSGDIQPNAHQRVLELGAIDFIQKPCSAEKLANIIEHHGIKDKAMRERLANKLGEQVDPDVRDIYQELTNVAMGQAGDLLARLLNVFVKLPIPNVNVLEVNELDMALRSIDANATTSGVCQGFIGGGVSGEALLLLNDSSFKEIASLMNYEGELNDKVELELLMDVSNILIGAILSGLSKQLDMRFSQGHPVVLGQHCDVTDLVKANKSRWQRTLAIEISYGIENHNINCDLMLLFTEDSLKTLKYKVAYLLED; encoded by the coding sequence ATGTCAACTTCGGTATTAGTTTGTGATGATTCAAAGTTAGCTCGTCGACAATTAGCACGCTCTTTACCCGATGATTGGGATATTAAAGTTGAGTTTGCTGAAGACGGTGTTCACTGTATTGAGCAAATCAAAAAAATTCAGCCTGAAATACTGTTTCTCGATTTAAACATGCCTGAAATGGATGGCTACGAAGTACTTCAAGCTATTCAAGAACAAGACCTTCATGTTCTCACCGTGGTTGTGTCTGGCGATATCCAACCTAACGCTCACCAACGTGTTCTTGAGTTAGGCGCTATCGACTTTATTCAAAAACCTTGCTCTGCAGAAAAGCTTGCTAATATCATCGAGCACCATGGCATTAAAGATAAAGCCATGCGTGAGCGCCTTGCTAATAAGCTAGGTGAGCAAGTTGACCCTGATGTGCGTGACATCTATCAAGAGCTCACAAACGTGGCTATGGGGCAAGCAGGGGACTTATTAGCGCGTCTTCTTAATGTATTCGTAAAGCTTCCTATTCCTAATGTAAATGTATTAGAGGTAAATGAGCTCGATATGGCTTTACGTTCTATTGATGCGAATGCCACTACATCTGGTGTGTGCCAAGGTTTTATCGGTGGTGGTGTATCTGGTGAAGCCTTATTGCTATTAAATGATTCAAGTTTTAAAGAAATTGCGTCACTAATGAATTACGAAGGCGAGCTTAACGATAAAGTTGAGCTTGAGCTGCTGATGGATGTCAGCAACATTCTAATTGGCGCGATTTTATCTGGGCTTTCTAAACAGCTCGATATGCGCTTTAGCCAAGGTCATCCTGTGGTGCTAGGACAGCATTGTGATGTGACCGATTTAGTAAAAGCCAATAAATCTCGCTGGCAACGAACGCTGGCGATTGAGATCAGCTATGGCATCGAAAATCACAACATTAACTGTGATTTGATGTTGCTGTTCACCGAGGACTCATTAAAAACCCTTAAGTACAAAGTAGCTTATTTATTAGAAGACTAA
- a CDS encoding sensor domain-containing diguanylate cyclase, which yields MPAADFNMNELHWLMDMFNTVDVGLVVLDRDYKVCIWNGFMENHSGLLPSAVKDKDLFDLFPSIDEKWFRSKSESVFILNNRSFTIWEQQPYIFRFKNYRPITGKADHMYQNATFIPLTTTTGEVSHICIIIYDVTDEAVNKKELEEANSKLEQMSRTDALTKLTNRGYWEEKLRKEYMRIVRSGGCSSLLMFDIDHFKKVNDEHGHRGGDEALRHIADLLRKTLRETDLAGRYGGEEFAVTLLDTDHEGAHIFAERLRTLIENSSIYFDGKQIQLTVSIGFACFDEKFDRYEKWVEAADKALYHSKENGRNKVTAYTDL from the coding sequence ATGCCTGCAGCCGATTTTAATATGAATGAACTCCATTGGTTAATGGATATGTTTAATACCGTTGATGTAGGCCTAGTGGTGCTCGATAGAGACTACAAAGTCTGCATCTGGAATGGGTTTATGGAAAACCATTCCGGCTTATTGCCAAGCGCGGTGAAAGATAAAGACCTGTTTGACTTATTTCCATCAATCGATGAAAAGTGGTTTCGCAGTAAATCTGAGTCAGTATTCATTCTAAATAATCGCTCGTTTACTATTTGGGAGCAGCAGCCGTATATTTTTCGTTTTAAAAATTACCGTCCAATTACCGGTAAAGCGGATCATATGTATCAAAATGCCACCTTTATCCCACTGACAACGACCACAGGTGAAGTATCGCATATCTGTATCATTATCTACGATGTAACCGATGAAGCGGTGAATAAAAAAGAGCTAGAAGAAGCCAACAGCAAGCTTGAACAAATGAGCCGTACAGATGCACTGACTAAGCTTACTAATCGTGGTTATTGGGAAGAAAAATTACGCAAAGAATATATGCGCATTGTGCGCAGTGGCGGATGTAGCAGCTTGTTGATGTTTGATATTGACCACTTTAAAAAGGTTAATGATGAGCATGGCCATCGCGGCGGTGATGAGGCATTGCGTCATATTGCAGACTTACTGCGTAAGACGCTGCGTGAAACAGACTTAGCAGGTCGCTATGGCGGTGAAGAGTTTGCGGTAACCTTGCTTGATACTGATCATGAAGGTGCGCATATCTTTGCTGAGCGACTAAGAACACTGATTGAGAACTCATCAATTTACTTTGATGGCAAACAAATTCAACTGACGGTCAGTATTGGTTTTGCGTGCTTCGACGAGAAGTTTGATCGCTACGAAAAGTGGGTTGAAGCAGCCGATAAAGCCTTATATCACTCAAAAGAAAACGGCCGTAACAAGGTCACAGCTTATACAGATTTATAA
- a CDS encoding universal stress protein: MNKKILVIIDSTADAKTSILHAKQKAKGLKHIDIVAFSYEDTNNILFSIPPDEALAIQDKELAKVRAALAPLISEHLDDDSYTLQTLWHESPVQWLANELDTSDYEMVIKTRHIDEETQFTELDWQLIRFSPLPLYLAADNKWRNNTNVLAALDLGSEKATKYCLNEAIIKAGLAYAKDYDSEFYACYTVHVSPFLRDLGIVFSDEQVINAFEKLPVAQRTLIEAHDLKEKLKIKAGVVEQVIPSVAAKLNADLVIMGSVGNTGIKGHLIGNTAEKVMKLLKTDILVLPPLGV, translated from the coding sequence ATGAATAAAAAAATACTGGTGATCATCGACTCAACAGCAGATGCTAAAACGTCTATATTACATGCAAAGCAAAAAGCCAAAGGCTTGAAGCATATTGATATTGTTGCTTTTAGCTACGAAGACACCAATAACATTTTATTCTCTATTCCACCTGATGAAGCGCTCGCTATTCAAGACAAAGAGCTCGCTAAAGTCCGTGCAGCACTTGCTCCACTTATCAGCGAGCATTTAGATGATGATAGCTATACTTTGCAAACCCTGTGGCATGAAAGCCCAGTACAGTGGCTAGCTAATGAGCTTGATACGTCAGACTATGAAATGGTGATTAAAACTCGCCACATCGACGAAGAAACGCAATTTACAGAGCTAGACTGGCAACTTATTCGCTTTAGCCCACTGCCACTTTATTTGGCCGCCGATAACAAGTGGCGTAACAATACTAATGTACTGGCAGCCCTTGATTTAGGCAGTGAGAAGGCGACTAAATACTGTTTAAACGAAGCAATTATCAAAGCAGGCTTAGCCTATGCTAAAGACTACGACAGCGAGTTTTATGCCTGTTATACCGTACATGTATCACCGTTTTTACGTGATTTAGGCATTGTATTTTCAGATGAGCAAGTGATTAACGCCTTTGAAAAGCTACCCGTAGCACAGCGTACCTTAATAGAAGCGCACGACTTAAAAGAAAAACTTAAAATCAAAGCTGGTGTCGTTGAGCAAGTGATCCCAAGTGTTGCAGCTAAATTAAATGCAGACTTAGTGATTATGGGTTCGGTGGGTAATACAGGTATTAAAGGTCATTTAATTGGTAATACCGCCGAAAAAGTCATGAAGCTACTTAAAACAGATATTCTTGTTTTACCGCCACTTGGGGTTTAA